Below is a window of Drosophila miranda strain MSH22 chromosome 3, D.miranda_PacBio2.1, whole genome shotgun sequence DNA.
AATTATTGTATAATACCAAGAGAAGACAACGAGGAAATTTGTAATTGTATTTTTTTAACCTTTTGTTTATATGTAAGACATGTATAAAAAATAGCAATgaacaactatattttatTCTGTATTTCTCTCAATCTCACTTTCCTTTAACAGATACGGTCCCCGTTTCGGTACGGCCGCCCCCCCCTCCCAGTGTGGAAATGGGGGATCGATCATTCCAAAACCAAGTTCCTCACATGCATTATAAATGCAACCCTGTGTTTGCTGTGtctatgtgtgtgtctgtctgtgtgtgtgtttgggtgGATGGATGGGGGAACTTAGCAACTTAaagaaaatttcaaataaaatgtaaaacaaaaaaagggaaattaggttttttttggttttatttgtttagaaAAAGAATTACAAATAATACATAAGTTTCTGTTTTACTTTTGTTTTTCTCATTTGGTTCGCTTGTGGTTGTTGATTCTAGTTTctgcttgttgttgctgcctgACCAAAAATTACATAATTCATTTAGTTTCTTGCAAAAATTtataaaaacagaaaacagaaaataatcgctttaattttgttttatgTATACAATTAGGAATATTATTgattggttgttgttgtttcaatGAGGAAATTCACACGAGCATCATCGCACTAAAGCACAAAAACCGAGCATGCGTCTGTCTACTGACGCGATGCAGCCCTATCTCTATGTGTGGAATTGTATGCTCAAGCAGTTGCAGTGGATTGGATCATTCATTTGACTCGGATCAGTGGGGTGGGCCTCCTACAtgctacatatacatacaacTATGTATAGGTATATAGGCAAATAAAACCATACGTTTCTGTAGAGCACGCTCTATAATGTTCTAACCACGATCCACGGCTTCAAATGAAAAGCATTCTGCATGTAATTTTGAATTAAATGTTGCATATGATTCCTCTTCCTGCCTGTCTCCTGTTGCTGTCTGCCTGCCTGGTATTAtcgtttcatttcaatttgTTGCTTGTGTTTTTGCTTTGCTGTTTGCGTATTGCatttatatttgtttctccttgttgtttctggttttttgttttgtttttgtttgtattACTGAATAATATTTGCATAGTCAAAAAGGAAACATTTTGCTTAGTTGTTTGGTTAGTTGTCGCCGCCCTCCTGTGGCTCATCGCCATCGCCCTGGGTGTCGGAGGTCCAGAGAGTCAGGTTATCCCTCAACAGTTGCATGATGAGTGTCGAGTCTTTGTATGAGTCCTCGTTGAGTGTGTCCAACTCGGCTATCGCATCATCGAACGCCTGAATCGGGAACAAACAGAATTCATTATTAGTCAGCGTTCTTTTGGGGCGTTCTTCATTAGAGGAAATGTTTGGCAAGGCAAAATCAAGTTGGTAAAACAAAAGCATTTTCAAAGTTGCGTTAGGATCATCAAACATTCACAATTTCTTATCGCTTCACTTAAAAACTCTACTAAACTTGAAAGCGGAATATACAAAACCAAAATAACAAACGAATTTTGACCTTAACataaaaaaaaggagaaaataaacaaaaattgttCACCAGCAAAGGCCGCAGGTAAGTCGGTCGGGTTGGTCGTTAGTTAGATTACAGGCAATGTTTTTTTAAGCATTTCTCATGCGATTCGGTGTAAAGAGAAGGATATATACAGCTTTTCAGGACTAAGTCTGTTGAAAGAAACCATCAAAAATGATTTTTACATCGAACTTGGTACAATTGTATTTCGGTGCGCAGTCTTCTCTCGTTATTCATTTTGGGATCCCATCACACACCTCTCCCATTGTCCTGAAACGCTTTGTTCACGTACATATTGACATATATAGTATATCCTTCAACTTGGCTTGGGGATTAAGCTCTTTTAAATTGTGGTTTTTAGTAATCGCTGGAAATGCTTCTCTCAGAATTTTAGTCACAAAACAACGACAACTTAtgcgggtgtgtgtgtgtgtgtgtgggtgtgtgggcgTGTGGTTTGTTTGTGGATTAGTATTGAGGGAAATTAGAATTAGATTCGGAAGCTAGGTTAGAGCAGACTTAAGACAGAGATATGCATAAGTTGAACTGAACCTGTTTAGCTAAATGACAAGCCCTCGCTGGTGAATTGATAATTTCGTAATAGAAGACGGAAAAGTTGAGTGCGAGCCCTAATCTGATTGGATGTGTTGGCTGCATTTTGGTTTTTGCAATATCGAACGCCTCCTGATAGGCTTTTTTCGAGTCCTCAACGACGGCTTAACAATTTACAcgattttttttaattacaaTTATAAAAGAAACGAAACAAATTAAAACAAGTTAGAAAAAAATATTGAAACAGTTTTATATGGATATGGGATAGTTCTTATATGGATAGAGATAGAGAAgtagagttttttttttgctttgctCGCTTGCCATACATTTCCAATGAAGTTTATTGATTCATTGTTCGTTCAGTTATTAACCTGTTTAGCCAACTGGCAAGCTTTGTCTGGAGAGTTTAAGATCTCATAATAGAAGACTGAGAAGTTAAGGGCCAGACCCAAACGGATTGGATGTGTTGGCTGCATTTTACCCTTGCTAATGTCAAATGCATCCTGGTAAGCGGTTTGCGAGTCATCAACAACAGCTGCATTTTTAAGAATGGAGTTTGGATTGGatttatatagatatatattgCAAATCTTGTGTATATTTTGTATAGGGGCATTAGGTATATAGTACTTTGGTGGGGTCACTGCCCCCGATATACTTACTATTGCGTGCATCTCCTGTGGCAACCTCGGCCAAATACCTGTAATAATCGCCCTTCATCTTCAGATAGAACACCTTGCTCTCGGGATTGCTGGCTTTTGGAATAAGATATTTGTCCAGAAGTCcctgcaaaacaaaaacggtAATTTTAATAACTTTTTGAAGATAGACAATGTAAATGTACTTTTAATTAGGCCAAAGAGCTCCCAAGATTATTATAAGCCTGGGCatagaattttccatttaaaaTTCCATCAAGTACGAGTTGAATTAAGGCTTACATAAGAATATCAATCAACCCCAGAGAAGAGAAGGGAAGGGGGAAATACCAAGCCCAAGGAAAACTCAAGTTCATCCCTGGCCATGGTCTATTTTTTGATCCAAGTATTTATGGGGGAAATACGGGTATTGTATAGGCCAAAGCCACTCTCAGAATGTATGTGGGGGAAAAGTGGAAAATGTTCACTTTAAAAATAGATTTATTGATTGAAACAAATTTGATATTTCACAGGGGAAAGAAAGAAGCGCACAAAACTGTGCTTTCCACGCCAACCACCATACCACACCataccacaccacaccacagcCACCCCTAGCCTTAGCCCCAGCCCCACACGCCCGCCCTACCGACCGACCGACAGCTGAGCTCGTTTGGGGCTCTTCTATGCGGTGGATACGGCTGACAGGTTCGAGGCTTTGGCCTACAGACATAGCCATCAATAATTTTAGATGAACAGCACACCGTAAATTGTGTGTATCGACTGCGTGATGTGTGGATAAAAATAATTAGATGGACCAATTACAACCCATAAAACAAGGACAGCCACATGGCGGACGGCTGACAGGCTGTCGGGtcgggacgggacgggacgcGACAGGACGGACGGACTTGCGCAGTCTTTCGAGTGTGTATTACTTACCAAAACTTCATAGCAGATTTCCCGCAGCTCCTTCTCCACACGCTCTCTGTACTCACGGGCAAGCTGTTGTTTTCTAGCAGATGCTTCGGTTTTCTGCTCAATGGAGGAGATGACGCGCCACGATGACCTGGTTGACAAACAGACAGGGTTGTTGGGTTGTAGCGTTGTTGGGTGGGATGGGGACAATAGAAAGAGTTAAGTGTCAGCGTAAAATATTACCATTGATGTATGTTTAAAGACATTAATCAAGTCCCGGTTCGAACGACTTACCTGCGTGCACCGACCACATTTTTGTAGGCAACGGAGAGCAGATTTCTTTCCTCATTTGAGAGTTCGACGCCCGTTTCTGTGACGGACTTCATGGCCTGGGCCATGTCATCGTAGCTACATATATAGAAAATATAGGTTCagtaaatatttgaataaatataCCATAGTGTTCAGTCATTGCTTACCGTTCTGATTGCTCGGCCAGTTTAGCCTTCTGGACCAGTTCTTCCTTATCGACTGTCgacattttgtttgtttttttttttcaattacTTCACAAAACTAAGGATGTATGTGGGGTGTGTCTGTCGTTCACAcggagtatatatatatatagatccCAGAGGAAAAATCAATCAAAGCAACAGGAATACGCCACAAAGTTGTTTTTATTGGCTTTCTGcaagaacatatttcaagtaaacaacaacaaattcattaaattttatataaaaatattttcgGAATAAAATAAGGAATTCGGTTAAAGATCTCATTGATGAATACTTATATCCATGGACTATGGTTAGATATTGCTTCCTCTCCTTCTACCCAATACACCCAAATTGTGTTACCTGCAACATTTATACAGGGTAAGCCACACATATTTACTTTGTTGTCATGCTTCCGCTGAGAGAAAGTGTCAAGTTTAAAACTTTTGATGACTCACAGAAGGCCAAACGCTGATTGAATGGCTAATTTACAAGGCAAGTACATGGTACACACACGTGCGTCAACCATTTTAAAGCTCAGTTTAGAGTCAGTTAAACAAGACGAATAGTACGAGGACGGACTATCTGACAGGCAGATTTTCAGCGATCGTCTGTGTACGAGAAGTAGATGGAAAAGTCGAAAAGACGTGTAAAACACACGAGTTCGACAACAAAGATAAAAATAAATCATGAATAAAAAAGAAttctgagagagagaggaagacaAACGGAAAAAAAAATAGAGCAAAGGCGGCTCGCCTCTGTGACTCGTTTGTGAATGTGTTCTCGTGTGTTttactatgtatgtatgtgtgtatttGAGTGTGCCAAAGATAGATATTTATGTCcgtgcatacatatgtatgtatttacgaTACGTACGTTTGATTGCAAGCGAACAGTGACGCACTCCATTATTTGCACAGTAAGCAACCGGCTATGCGAATCATTATTATTCTTAACAAAACAAATTGTGCCAGAATTGCACATCTGACTCACGTAATCCGTTTAGAAAATGTTTCGAGCAAAGCAATAGGATCAAATTGTATCGTAGGATCAATTTTTCGGTTCCGTTTGACAGGAAA
It encodes the following:
- the LOC108159490 gene encoding 14-3-3 protein zeta isoform X3 — protein: MSTVDKEELVQKAKLAEQSERYDDMAQAMKSVTETGVELSNEERNLLSVAYKNVVGARRSSWRVISSIEQKTEASARKQQLAREYRERVEKELREICYEVLGLLDKYLIPKASNPESKVFYLKMKGDYYRYLAEVATGDARNTVVEDSKKAYQEAFDIAKTKMQPTHPIRLGLALNFSVFYYEIINSPARACHLAKQAFDDAIAELDTLNEDSYKDSTLIMQLLRDNLTLWTSDTQGDGDEPQEGGDN
- the LOC108159490 gene encoding 14-3-3 protein zeta isoform X1, producing MSTVDKEELVQKAKLAEQSERYDDMAQAMKSVTETGVELSNEERNLLSVAYKNVVGARRSSWRVISSIEQKTEASARKQQLAREYRERVEKELREICYEVLGLLDKYLIPKASNPESKVFYLKMKGDYYRYLAEVATGDARNTVVDDSQTAYQDAFDISKGKMQPTHPIRLGLALNFSVFYYEILNSPDKACQLAKQAFDIAKTKMQPTHPIRLGLALNFSVFYYEIINSPARACHLAKQAFDDAIAELDTLNEDSYKDSTLIMQLLRDNLTLWTSDTQGDGDEPQEGGDN
- the LOC108159490 gene encoding 14-3-3 protein zeta isoform X2 produces the protein MSTVDKEELVQKAKLAEQSERYDDMAQAMKSVTETGVELSNEERNLLSVAYKNVVGARRSSWRVISSIEQKTEASARKQQLAREYRERVEKELREICYEVLGLLDKYLIPKASNPESKVFYLKMKGDYYRYLAEVATGDARNTVVDDSQTAYQDAFDISKGKMQPTHPIRLGLALNFSVFYYEILNSPDKACQLAKQAFDDAIAELDTLNEDSYKDSTLIMQLLRDNLTLWTSDTQGDGDEPQEGGDN